The proteins below come from a single Triticum aestivum cultivar Chinese Spring chromosome 5D, IWGSC CS RefSeq v2.1, whole genome shotgun sequence genomic window:
- the LOC123119106 gene encoding uncharacterized protein, which yields MGNRCLMVVTSILAVMTIVFGIISAVLLAMKHHQDDHGEFSTYRRSPAMPCGVVAAVLASMTQILASVTICCFGAWRLTKGAKRIAAMVFFITSWVLAIIAVLLFLAGAMLGFEGSAKKTVGNARIVGGVAIFVIATFLFLVVAALEVASYRLVRKKDHYQAYVGSNPPFVPSKDAPYGSAPPPPNQV from the exons ATGGGGAACAGATGTCTCATGGTGGTGACCAGCATCCTCGCTGTGATGACGATCGTGTTCGGAATAATCAGCGCGGTTCTCTTGGCGATG AAACATCATCAAGATGACCATGGCGAGTTCTCTACATaccggcgatcgccggcgatgcCATGCGGCGTGGTAGCAGCCGTTTTGGCGTCCATGACGCAGATTCTTGCCAGCGTGACCATCTGCTGCTTTGGGGCGTGGCGGCTAACTAAGGGGGCCAAGCGCATCGCCGCGATGGTCTTCTTCATCACCTCATG GGTCCTTGCGATCATAGCAGTGCTGCTATTTCTGGCAGGTGCCATGTTAGGATTTGAAGGCTCTGCAAAGAAAACAGTTGGGAATGCTAGGATTGTCGGAGGTGTCGCAATTTTTGTGATCGCGACGTTTTTGTTTCTTGTAGTCGCCGCCCTTGAGGTTGCCTCATACCGCCTAGTTCGGAAGAAGGACCACTACCAAGCATATGTTGGCAGTAATCCTCCTTTTGTGCCATCTAAAGACGCTCCCTACGGTTCTGCTCCTCCACCGCCAAATCAAGTCTAA
- the LOC123119107 gene encoding uncharacterized protein, producing MGKKGIMVVTSILAVMTIVFGVISAILLALKHHQDDRGEFSTYRRSPAMTCGVVAAVLASMTQILASVAICCCGAWRRTKGAKRIAAAVFFIISWVLAIIAVLLFLAGAMLGFEGSAKKTVGNARIVGGVGIFVIATFLFLVVAALEVASYRLVRKKDHY from the exons ATGGGGAAGAAAGGTATCATGGTGGTGACCAGCATCCTCGCTGTGATGACGATCGTGTTTGGAGTCATCAGCGCGATTCTCTTGGCGCTG AAACATCATCAAGATGACCGTGGTGAGTTCTCTACGTaccggcgatcgccggcgatgaCATGCGGCGTGGTAGCGGCCGTGTTGGCGTCGATGACGCAGATTCTTGCCAGCGTGGCCATCTGCTGCTGTGGGGCGTGGAGGAGAACTAAGGGGGCCAAGCGCATCGCCGCGgcggtcttcttcatcatctcatg GGTCCTTGCGATCATAGCAGTGCTACTATTTCTGGCAGGCGCCATGTTAGGGTTTGAAGGCTCTGCAAAGAAAACTGTTGGGAATGCTAGGATTGTCGGAGGTGTCGGAATTTTCGTGATCGCGACGTTTTTGTTTCTTGTAGTTGCCGCCCTTGAGGTTGCCTCATACCGCCTAGTTCGGAAGAAGGACCACTACTAA